The Mobula birostris isolate sMobBir1 chromosome 6, sMobBir1.hap1, whole genome shotgun sequence genome has a window encoding:
- the LOC140199692 gene encoding titin-like, which translates to MECKISGSLPMTVLWYKDNEELTSSEKHKFSYYDNIAQLEIHQLEMTDGGSYTCRATNSAGTDQSIGVLTVKEPPYFTLKPLSQDVIPGSKVQFRSVIGGTPPITIKWFKDKKELVPSSSLYISKEGSTSMLQLHSAKISDTGDYTCRVSNEVGSETCVAHLFVKEPPSFIQKPDRTTLLKKGSSTSLECSVIGTPEIKITWYKQESEILPNDKFRMSFVDSKPVLELTNVNVEDSGQYTCRAENEAGFDNCSVTITVKEPPSFSKKLEPMETVKGNDVSLECGIAGSGPFDATWYKDNKQIQSSIKFKLTTGKSLTSLFIQNVDNSDAGEYRCEVTNDVGSCSCAAVVKLKEPPFFMKRIENVTTLSGNSATFNSQIEGSSPIFITWMKDKEEIREDDNINISFEDSIAVLHIASVESYHSGKYACQARNDAGTEKCFATLSVTEPAQILEKPEPLSVTSGTMAILECVVAGTPELKVRWFKNQEELTSSRKYKVTFVNKVAALKIQSVDKDDSGEYAFEVQNEFGHSSCTTSLTVLDRIIAPTFTKSLKKMDNILGALMHMECKVSGSLPISISWYKDNTEIMADHKYKMSFEENTAFLEINEIKITDGGNYSCKATNAAGSSKCSGSLTIKEPPSFIEKPMSQEIVLGSTLQFKSIVKGTPPLFIKWIKDNKELKPAPRCSIWNEETTYFLELISTKASDAGVYSCQLTNEAGSVISTANVFIKEPPNFVTTPPSSTFLKQGEFARFECKITGTPEITVTWYRNNQEIRTSDKYRMSFQNSLAVLDIADVRVEDSGDYSCEAQNDAGINSCNFMIQVKGV; encoded by the exons ATGGAATGCAAAATCTCTGGTTCTCTTCCAATGACTGTACTTTGGTATAAGGACAATGAAGAATTAACATCTAGTGAAAAGCATAAGTTTTCTTACTATGATAACATTGCACAGCTGGAGATTCATCAACTAGAAATGACAGATGGTGGAAGCTACACTTGCAGAGCAACAAATTCTGCTGGAACTGATCAAAGTATTGGTGTCTTAACTGTGAAAG AACCTCCTTATTTTACTCTGAAACCTTTGTCTCAGGATGTTATACCTGGTTCTAAAGTACAGTTTAGGAGTGTTATTGGTGGAACTCCTCCAATAACCATCAAATGGTTCAAGGACAAAAAGGAACTGGTGCCAAGTAGTTCACTTTACATTTCCAAAGAAGGTTCAACAAGTATGCTACAGCTCCATTCAGCAAAAATCTCTGATACTGGTGACTACACTTGTCGAGTCAGCAATGAAGTTGGCAGTGAAACATGTGTGGCACATCTTTTTGTCAAAG AGCCTCCAAGCTTCATTCAGAAGCCGGATCGTACAACATTATTGAAAAAAGGAAGTTCTACATCTCTTGAGTGCTCAGTAATTGGTACACCTGAGATCAAAATAACTTGGTACAAGCAAGAAAGTGAAATTCTCCCAAATGACAAATTCAGGATGTCATTTGTCGATTCAAAACCTGTGCTTGAGCTTACTAATGTCAATGTGGAAGACAGTGGTCAATATACTTGTAGAGCAGAAAATGAAGCTGGCTTTGACAACTGCAGCGTTACAATTACTGTTAAAG AACCTCCTTCTTTTAGCAAGAAGCTGGAACCTATGGAGACAGTGAAAGGAAATGATGTCAGTCTTGAATGTGGAATTGCTGGTTCAGGTCCATTTGATGCCACTTGGTATAAAGACAATAAGCAGATTCAGTCAAGTATAAAATTCAAGCTGACAACTGGAAAATCTTTAACAAGTCTTTTTATTCAGAATGTTGATAATTCAGATGCTGGTGAATACCGGTGTGAAGTAACAAATGACGTGGGAAGTTGTTCTTGTGCTGCAGTGGTCAAATTAAAAG AACCACCTTTCTTCATGAAAAGGATTGAAAATGTTACAACATTATCTGGAAATTCTGCCACTTTTAATAGCCAAATAGAAGGCTCATCTCCCATATTTATCACATGGATGAAGGACAAAGAAGAAATCAGAGAAGATGACAATATTAATATATCTTTTGAGGACAGTATTGCTGTACTGCACATTGCTTCTGTTGAATCATATCACAGTGGAAAGTACGCCTGTCAGGCTAGGAATGATGCAGGAACTGAGAAGTGTTTTGCAACCTTGTCAGTAACAG AACCCGCACAAATCCTAGAGAAACCAGAGCCTTTAAGTGTAACTTCAGGAACAATGGCAATCTTGGAATGTGTTGTTGCTGGTACTCCAGAGCTAAAAGTTAGATGGTTCAAGAATCAAGAAGAATTGACATCTAGTAGGAAATATAAAGTGACATTTGTGAACAAAGTGGCAGCCCTAAAGATACAATCTGTTGATAAGGATGATAGTGGAGAATATGCTTTTGAAGTACAGAATGAGTTTGGACACAGCAGCTGCACAACTTCGTTGACAGTACTAG ATCGAATAATTGCTCCAACTTTTACTAAAAGTTTAAAGAAAATGGATAATATATTAGGAGCTTTGATGCACATGGAGTGCAAAGTATCTGGTTCACTTCCAATCAGCATTTCTTGGTATAAAGATAACACAGAAATAATGGCTGATCACAAATACAAAATGTCTTTTGAAGAAAATACAGCATTTTTGGAGATTAACGAAATTAAAATCACAGATGGTGGAAACTACTCTTGCAAAGCAACAAATGCTGCTGGAAGTAGTAAATGCAGTGGATCTCTAACTATAAAAG AACCGCCAAGCTTTATAGAAAAACCGATGTCCCAAGAGATTGTACTTGGTTCTACACTACAGTTTAAAAGCATTGTGAAAGGAACTCCTCCATTATTTATCAAGTGGATTAAGGATAATAAGGAGCTGAAACCTGCCCCAAGATGTTCCATTTGGAATGAAGAAACAACATACTTCCTCGAGCTAATTTCAACCAAAGCTTCTGATGCTGGTGTTTACAGCTGTCAACTCACTAATGAAGCTGGTTCAGTCATTAGTACTGCAAATGTATTCATTAAAG AACCTCCAAACTTTGTTACAACGCCACCTTCGTCAACATTTCTGAAACAAGGAGAATTTGCACGTTTTGAGTGCAAAATTACTGGTACACCTGAAATCACAGTAACATGGTATAGAAATAACCAGGAAATTAGAACCAGTGACAAGTATAGGATGTCATTTCAAAACTCATTGGCTGTCCTTGATATTGCTGATGTAAGAGTGGAAGACAGTGGGGATTATTCTTGCGAAGCCCAGAATGATGCTGGCATTAACAGCTGCAACTTTATGATTCAGGTTAAAGGTGTGTAA
- the LOC140199693 gene encoding peroxidasin homolog, whose translation MKDRSELQEDGNIALSFENNIATLQINAVGENHAGKYTCQVQNDAGTEQCFATLLVAEPAKITEQAQSLRVTAGNAANLECTVTGTPELTVKCFKDGNEMVSSRKHRISIEHNVVSLKIPSVSNEDTGEYTFEVKNQFGTSSCKASLTVLDQLIPPVFTRKLRKMDSVLGSSVQMECKVSGSLPMSFSWYKDGILIMTSEKYKILSQDNTTTLEVNQLELSDRGIYVCKAANSVGSDECSGFLNVTEPPSFIEKPLAQESLPGSTVQFRSVVKGSAPLTIKWLKDGRELMSGADYFILSESSTSLLELFSAKVSDSGDYICEVSNKVGSASCAARLFIKEPPYFIMRLEPTAIFRKGETASFECKITGTPEIKVTWFKNHHEICASEKYKISFIDSVAFLEITDVSLDDSGNYTCEVQNEAGTETCDMTVTVKGVHKLSITFNH comes from the exons ATGAAAGATAGAAGTGAACTCCAAGAAGATGGTAATATTGCTTTGTCTTTTGAGAATAATATTGCTACTCTTCAAAtaaatgctgttggagaaaaTCATGCTGGGAAGTATACGTGCCAGGTCCAGAATGATGCAGGAACTGAGCAGTGTTTTGCCACTTTGTTGGTAGCAG AACCGGCAAAAATCACAGAACAAGCACAGTCACTCAGAGTGACAGCAGGAAATGCAGCAAACCTGGAATGTACTGTCACTGGTACACCAGAACTAACAGTTAAGTGTTTTAAGGATGGTAATGAAATGGTGTCCAGTAGAAAACACAGGATCAGCATTGAGCATAATGTGGTCAGCCTAAAGATTCCTTCTGTTTCTAATGAAGACACTGGGGAATATACTTTTGAAGTCAAGAATCAGTTTGGAACCAGCAGCTGTAAAGCTTCGTTGACAGTATTAG ATCAACTAATTCCCCCAGTGTTTACACGGAAATTACGGAAAATGGACAGTGTTTTAGGATCATCTGTACAAATGGAATGCAAAGTTTCTGGTTCTCTTCCAATGAGCTTCTCATGGTATAAGGATGGCATTTTAATAATGACTAGtgaaaaatataaaatattatCTCAAGATAACACAACAACTTTGGAAGTTAATCAACTAGAGCTTTCAGATCGTGGAATTTACGTTTGCAAAGCAGCCAATTCAGTGGGAAGTGATGAATGCAGTGGTTTCTTAAATGTAACAG AGCCTCCAAGTTTTATAGAAAAACCATTGGCCCAGGAAAGCTTACCTGGCTCAACGGTGCAGTTTAGAAGTGTTGTGAAAGGATCTGCTCCACTAACTATAAAATGGCTGAAGGATGGCAGGGAACTGATGTCTGGAGCTGATTATTTCATTTTAAGTGAAAGCTCAACAAGTTTACTTGAGCTGTTTTCAGCCAAAGTTTCTGATTCTGGTGACTACATTTGTGAAGTGAGCAACAAAGTGGGCAGTGCCTCTTGTGCGGCAAGACTCTTTATAAAAG AGCCTCCATATTTTATTATGAGGTTAGAACCAACAGCAATTTTCAGAAAAGGAGAGACAGCAAGTTTTGAGTGTAAAATAACCGGCACACCAGAAATTAAAGTAACTTGGTTCAAGAATCATCATGAAATCTGTGCCAGcgaaaaatataaaatatcattTATTGATTCTGTGGCATTCTTGGAGATTACTGATGTAAGCTTGGATGACAGTGGTAATTATACCTGTGAAGTCCAAAATGAAGCTGGCACTGAAACTTGTGACATGACAGTTACAGTTAAAGGTGTGCATAAACTCTCTATTACATTTAATCATTAG